Genomic DNA from Wenzhouxiangella sp. XN24:
GAAGTCGTGGTCACCATGGGGGCGATCACCGAGAGCTCCAAGAAGATCGCCGACATCATCCAGGTCATCGACGGCATCGCCTTCCAGACCAACATCCTGGCCCTCAACGCCGCCGTCGAGGCAGCCCGGGCCGGGGAGCAGGGTCGCGGCTTCGCCGTGGTCGCCGGTGAGGTCCGCACCCTGGCGCAGCGCTCCGCCGCCGCGGCCAAGGAGATCAA
This window encodes:
- a CDS encoding methyl-accepting chemotaxis protein, which produces EVVVTMGAITESSKKIADIIQVIDGIAFQTNILALNAAVEAARAGEQGRGFAVVAGEVRTLAQRSAAAAKEI